In a single window of the Rhodamnia argentea isolate NSW1041297 chromosome 2, ASM2092103v1, whole genome shotgun sequence genome:
- the LOC115737851 gene encoding putative disease resistance protein At1g59780 isoform X2 has protein sequence MAQHSNLCSLYLLGSLPPANKLSSLLPSYLRKLTLSMLKLEEDTMPVLGQLQDLSILRLFADSYMGPRMTCVSGGFPKLRILKLWMLEKLKHWTVQDGAMPLLQELEIRRCDQLENSDGLQQLPNLNEVVLTNMPQSFVEKLRGSSGNNVFVKVNNWEFSRYQGK, from the exons ATGGCTCAACATAGCAATTTATGCAGTTTGTATTTGCTTGGTTCGCTGCCGCCTGCCAACAAGCTCTCCAGTTTGCTTCCATCATACCTCAGGAAACTCACATTGTCCATGTTAAAGTTGGAGGAAGATACGATGCCAGTGCTGGGGCAGTTGCAAGACTTGAGCATCCTTAGGCTTTTTGCTGATTCGTACATGGGACCTCGGATGACATGTGTCAGCGGCGGATTCCCTAAGTTACGCATATTGAAACTGTGGATGCTTGAGAAACTCAAGCACTGGACCGTGCAGGACGGGGCTATGCCTCTCCTTCAAGAACTAGAAATCAGGCGATGTGACCAATTGGAGAATTCAGATGGACTTCAGCAATTGCCAAACCTGAACGAAGTTGTCTTAACCAATATGCCGCAGAGTTTTGTAGAGAAACTCAGGGGGAGCAGTGGGAATAATGTGTTTGTCAAAGTGAATAATTGGGAATTCTCTCGTTATCAG GGTAAATGA
- the LOC115753433 gene encoding lectin-like isoform X1: MEAEVEIHEEAEVEIHEEAEVEIHEEAKEMGSQKPKQTVEARVTRPPHNYVAIVKDSDVPTETSSLHKLCHQLYDGVVLKQGKRKYWVDRHLNKNCFMLFARELAITWGDDNRYWGWRTVKESGNVDVEVAELRSVCWLEISGKFRTIMLSPKTLYEVSLVAFMTESSRGWRLPVNINLTLPDKSKLEHAESLQEMPRGKWRNIWMGKFTTSSENIGEITFCISEYSGNWKQGLLVKGVAFQPKN, encoded by the exons GAAGCTGAAGTTGAGATCCATGAAGAAGCTGAAGTCGAGATCCATGAAGAAGCCAAAGAGATGGGCTCACAGAAGCCTAAGCAAACAGTGGAGGCAAGAGTAACAAGACCTCCCCACAATTATGTGGCCATTGTCAAAGATTCCGACGTGCCCACTGAAACTTCCTCTCTCCACAAGCTCTGCCATCAGCTCTATGACGGAGTTGTTCTGAAACAGGGGAAGAGA AAGTATTGGGTCGACAGGCATCTCAACAAGAATTGCTTCATGCTGTTTGCGAGGGAGCTTGCTATTACATGGGGCGACGACAACCGGTACTGGGGATGGAGGACCGTCAAAGAGTCCGG TAACGTGGATGTTGAGGTAGCTGAACTGAGAAGTGTGTGCTGGCTGGAAATCAGTGGGAAGTTCCGAACGATCATGCTCTCTCCAAAGACCTTGTATGAAGTGTCGTTGGTGGCATTCATGACTGAGTCAAGTCGGGGTTGGCGCCTTCCCGTAAACATCAACCTTACTTTACCGGACAAGTCGAAGCTGGAACACGCGGAGAGTTTGCAGGAAATGCCCCGAGGAAAGTGGAGAAACATTTGGATGGGCAAATTCACGACGTCATCCGAAAATATCGGAGAAATCACATTTTGTATATCCGAATACAGTGGTAATTGGAAACAGGGGCTCCTCGTCAAGGGTGTTGCTTTTCAACCCAAGAACTGA
- the LOC115753433 gene encoding lectin-like isoform X2 codes for MEAEVEIHEEAEVEIHEEAEVEIHEEAKEMGSQKPKQTVEARVTRPPHNYVAIVKDSDVPTETSSLHKLCHQLYDGVVLKQGKRKYWVDRHLNKNCFMLFARELAITWGDDNRYWGWRTVKESGNVDVEVAELRSVCWLEISGKFRTIMLSPKTLYEVSLVAFMTESSRGWRLPVNINLTLPDKSKLEHAESLQEMPRGKWRNIWMGKFTTSSENIGEITFCISEYSGNWKQGLLVKGVAFQPKN; via the exons TGAAGTTGAGATCCATGAAGAAGCTGAAGTCGAGATCCATGAAGAAGCCAAAGAGATGGGCTCACAGAAGCCTAAGCAAACAGTGGAGGCAAGAGTAACAAGACCTCCCCACAATTATGTGGCCATTGTCAAAGATTCCGACGTGCCCACTGAAACTTCCTCTCTCCACAAGCTCTGCCATCAGCTCTATGACGGAGTTGTTCTGAAACAGGGGAAGAGA AAGTATTGGGTCGACAGGCATCTCAACAAGAATTGCTTCATGCTGTTTGCGAGGGAGCTTGCTATTACATGGGGCGACGACAACCGGTACTGGGGATGGAGGACCGTCAAAGAGTCCGG TAACGTGGATGTTGAGGTAGCTGAACTGAGAAGTGTGTGCTGGCTGGAAATCAGTGGGAAGTTCCGAACGATCATGCTCTCTCCAAAGACCTTGTATGAAGTGTCGTTGGTGGCATTCATGACTGAGTCAAGTCGGGGTTGGCGCCTTCCCGTAAACATCAACCTTACTTTACCGGACAAGTCGAAGCTGGAACACGCGGAGAGTTTGCAGGAAATGCCCCGAGGAAAGTGGAGAAACATTTGGATGGGCAAATTCACGACGTCATCCGAAAATATCGGAGAAATCACATTTTGTATATCCGAATACAGTGGTAATTGGAAACAGGGGCTCCTCGTCAAGGGTGTTGCTTTTCAACCCAAGAACTGA
- the LOC115737851 gene encoding putative disease resistance protein At1g59780 isoform X1 — translation MAQHSNLCSLYLLGSLPPANKLSSLLPSYLRKLTLSMLKLEEDTMPVLGQLQDLSILRLFADSYMGPRMTCVSGGFPKLRILKLWMLEKLKHWTVQDGAMPLLQELEIRRCDQLENSDGLQQLPNLNEVVLTNMPQSFVEKLRGSSGNNVFVKVNNWEFSRYQGK, via the exons ATGGCTCAACATAGCAATTTATGCAGTTTGTATTTGCTTGGTTCGCTGCCGCCTGCCAACAAGCTCTCCAGTTTGCTTCCATCATACCTCAGGAAACTCACATTGTCCATGTTAAAGTTGGAGGAAGATACGATGCCAGTGCTGGGGCAGTTGCAAGACTTGAGCATCCTTAGGCTTTTTGCTGATTCGTACATGGGACCTCGGATGACATGTGTCAGCGGCGGATTCCCTAAGTTACGCATATTGAAACTGTGGATGCTTGAGAAACTCAAGCACTGGACCGTGCAGGACGGGGCTATGCCTCTCCTTCAAGAACTAGAAATCAGGCGATGTGACCAATTGGAGAATTCAGATGGACTTCAGCAATTGCCAAACCTGAACGAAGTTGTCTTAACCAATATGCCGCAGAGTTTTGTAGAGAAACTCAGGGGGAGCAGTGGGAATAATGTGTTTGTCAAAGTGAATAATTGGGAATTCTCTCGTTATCAG GGCAAATGA
- the LOC115737851 gene encoding putative disease resistance protein At1g59780 isoform X3 — MAQHSNLCSLYLLGSLPPANKLSSLLPSYLRKLTLSMLKLEEDTMPVLGQLQDLSILRLFADSYMGPRMTCVSGGFPKLRILKLWMLEKLKHWTVQDGAMPLLQELEIRRCDQLENSDGLQQLPNLNEVVLTNMPQSFVEKLRGSSGNNVFVKVNNWEFSRYQDI; from the coding sequence ATGGCTCAACATAGCAATTTATGCAGTTTGTATTTGCTTGGTTCGCTGCCGCCTGCCAACAAGCTCTCCAGTTTGCTTCCATCATACCTCAGGAAACTCACATTGTCCATGTTAAAGTTGGAGGAAGATACGATGCCAGTGCTGGGGCAGTTGCAAGACTTGAGCATCCTTAGGCTTTTTGCTGATTCGTACATGGGACCTCGGATGACATGTGTCAGCGGCGGATTCCCTAAGTTACGCATATTGAAACTGTGGATGCTTGAGAAACTCAAGCACTGGACCGTGCAGGACGGGGCTATGCCTCTCCTTCAAGAACTAGAAATCAGGCGATGTGACCAATTGGAGAATTCAGATGGACTTCAGCAATTGCCAAACCTGAACGAAGTTGTCTTAACCAATATGCCGCAGAGTTTTGTAGAGAAACTCAGGGGGAGCAGTGGGAATAATGTGTTTGTCAAAGTGAATAATTGGGAATTCTCTCGTTATCAG
- the LOC115730769 gene encoding uncharacterized protein LOC115730769 produces the protein MVVFALAVQILLILFGQKRKSSHNLKLRITVWCAYLTANSVATVALGVLSSKLGDVDERNGGRLSDNDKLLAFWSPLLLLLLGGPDTITSFSLEDNALWLRHCLGLVVQTSATTNIIFMAWTRSYLSYLSSVMALVGIVKYGERVWALWTASNDKLKQSMLALAPPDPSPNYSRFMDEYTLKQAEGYYVMADEVIEDQVPEGIYSSGDDPARMIDSEVIVKSYDLLQMFKCLFVELILSHDERNTSKSIFKAIDWKRAFKIVEIELGFMYDLLHTKAMVLYTKWGLRLRLFTFSTTLLVLVLFSWAKKSHLSRVDLSITYLLLAAIVFFETYSILMLISSDWCDVWLRKHNKTRVFGRAVTFMRLPRQPRWSHSIGQFSLLSFCSKERPLVCQNVLEFLKIREKLEKYHYTLHEDMSDEMRNWIFRHVKEDLLYVEEHDAPVRTDIHESLAKLLKGYELPQAKWATEGDFDQVVLTWHIATELSYYSDQKNGRRESELPHFRVSKLLSRYMFYLLVMYPSMLPGGITEIRLRDTFAEALKFFEDRLAPSSELNGEPNWWIKNLVINRGKRNEMSSYLQRASRMLLEVNTEVPPSKVKGGKSKSVLFDGCRIVADIRQREIGIKWETIAKLWVKILMYAASQCRGDRHAGQLRRGGELLTHVWLMMAHFGMTDHFQMTQGQAIGKLILK, from the coding sequence ATGGTGGTGTTCGCACTAGCTGTCCAAATCTTACTCATTCTCTTCGGCCAAAAGAGAAAGTCCAGCCACAATCTCAAGCTCAGGATCACCGTCTGGTGTGCGTACCTGACTGCGAACTCCGTGGCCACCGTCGCCCTCGGCGTCCTCTCCAGCAAGCTTGGTGACGTGGATGAGAGAAATGGTGGTCGTCTCAGCGACAACGACAAGTTGCTCGCATTCTGGTCCCCGCTGCTTCTACTTCTCTTGGGGGGCCCTGACACAATCACTTCCTTTTCTCTGGAGGACAATGCTCTCTGGCTTAGGCACTGCCTTGGCCTGGTGGTTCAAACATCAGCCACCACAAATATCATCTTCATGGCCTGGACAAGATCTTATCTCTCCTACCTCTCATCAGTGATGGCATTGGTTGGGATAGTCAAGTACGGGGAGAGAGTGTGGGCTCTTTGGACGGCAAGCAACGACAAGCTCAAGCAGTCGATGCTGGCCCTGGCCCCACCTGATCCCAGCCCGAATTACTCCCGTTTCATGGATGAGTACACTTTGAAGCAGGCCGAGGGGTATTACGTCATGGCCGATGAGGTGATAGAGGACCAAGTGCCAGAAGGTATTTATAGTAGTGGTGATGATCCGGCCAGAATGATTGATTCTGAGGTCATTGTGAAATCCTATGACCTGCTTCAGATGTTCAAGTGCCTCTTTGTTGAATTGATACTCAGCCATGATGAGAGGAATACTAGCAAGTCCATATTCAAGGCGATCGATTGGAAGAGAGCTTTTAAGATCGTTGAGATCGAGCTCGGGTTCATGTATGATTTGCTCCACACAAAGGCAATGGTGCTTTACACCAAGTGGGGACTTCGACTCCGCTTGTTCACTTTCTCGACCACTCTGTTGGTTTTGGTGCTCTTCTCTTGGGCCAAGAAGTCGCACCTTTCAAGGGTCGATCTTTCCATCACTTACTTGTTGCTGGCCGCCATTGTTTTCTTCGAGACCTATTCGATATTGATGCTGATTTCATCGGATTGGTGCGACGTTTGGTTGCGCAAGCACAACAAGACCCGTGTTTTTGGACGTGCCGTGACCTTCATGAGATTGCCTAGACAACCCAGGTggtcacattcaattggccaattcaGCTTGCTCAGCTTTTGTAGTAAAGAAAGGCCCTTGGTTTGCCAAAATGTGCTCGAGTTCTTGAAGATCAGGGAGAAGCTAGAGAAATATCACTACACTCTTCATGAAGACATGTCCGACGAGATGAGGAATTGGATCTTCCGTCATGTCAAGGAAGATCTGCTCTACGTTGAGGAGCATGACGCGCCAGTCCGCACGGATATTCACGAGTCCCTCGCTAAGCTACTCAAAGGTTATGAGCTCCCTCAAGCTAAGTGGGCCACCGAGGGGGATTTCGACCAGGTTGTCCTAACTTGGCACATTGCCACCGAACTATCATACTACTCAGATCAAAAGAATGGGCGGAGAGAATCCGAACTCCCTCATTTTCGGGTGAGCAAGCTTCTCTCCAGGTACATGTTTTATCTTCTGGTCATGTACCCTTCTATGCTACCCGGAGGAATCACAGAAATAAGGCTACGCGACACCTTCGCCGAGGCTTTAAAGTTCTTTGAGGATCGCCTAGCACCCAGTTCAGAACTGAATGGAGAGCCCAATTGGTGGATAAAAAATCTAGTGATCAATAGAGGGAAGAGAAATGAAATGAGCTCGTATCTTCAGCGAGCTTCTAGAATGCTGCTAGAAGTGAACACCGAAGTTCCTCCAAGTAAAGTGAAGGGCGGAAAGAGCAAGTCAGTGTTGTTCGATGGATGCAGGATCGTGGCCGACATCAGACAGAGGGAAATAGGCATAAAGTGGGAAACGATCGCGAAGCTCTGGGTGAAGATATTGATGTACGCCGCGAGCCAATGCAGAGGGGATCGTCATGCTGGGCAGCTGAGGCGAGGGGGAGAGCTTCTGACCCATGTTTGGCTCATGATGGCTCATTTCGGCATGACTGATCATTTCCAGATGACCCAAGGCCAGGCCATTGGTAAGCTCATATTGAAATAG
- the LOC115730768 gene encoding putative inactive disease susceptibility protein LOV1, translating into MAADFEASALAGKLQNLRDGDIIIYPRLKRKINSSILALQQLLRSSDDSDVTSSRALPFIYSAQDTVDTYLLSRAQQRRKDFIETYPSCQYLAPLWSQKDLGKGLKKFLNDLKALPSHSPEQVNPESRVLGKTREKDRCLVNARRFGRWDSIAHLLYEESNIVGQKSEMDEMVSELMVTSEGAQGEEALRVVSVVGSGGSGKTTMARRVYNRVDVKKHFECCAWVRVSREFVFKNVVMSIMEQVCINRLNDVDHMNEEVLGEQLFKELIDKRYLIVLDDVWDAEAWHRLTISFPDSKNSSRVILTSRDDKVAKLADPWNLPLHMCSLTNEERWELLWKQMKEHEVGLAQHKDEIMAKLYHGSPLEIVLLGGILSNTEPSEWSRKIDKFPSCQDNSALQEILALSYQELPPELRPCFLYLGIFPEASEVPVRRLLWLWLSEGFLDVLPGEEQKEREPEDLAESCFERLVSRNLIEVTKWKLDGCPKMCRMPGVAREFFFPKSVDSGLFYVHEKSSFGPSSPPKEHKIRRLMEHLEIKDSLDLCIDHSLRSYVSFDSASRGKANTNIGMVLKKVIHKVGFGLLKVLDLEGVYKPVLPESMRSLLLLRFLGLRSTVLDSIPSAIGDLPCLETLDLKHTNVTSIPSSIWKAKKLRHFYMNEVHIDAFIHKPSKGSLTNLHTLSGLFVGDKKAGINGLDRLVNLRKLGLTCHTNSLKAVAKWIEQLPNLHSLKLRSINEFGKPSNLEVISMAQHSNLCSLYLLGSVPPANKLSSLLPPYLRKLTLSMLKLEEDPMPVLGQLQDLSILRLFADSYMGPRMTCVSGGFPKLRILKLWMLEELKHWTVQDGAMPLLQELEIRRCNQLENSDGLQQLPNLNEVVLTNMPQSFVEKVRRSSGNNVFVKVNNWEFSRYQGK; encoded by the exons ATGGCTGCAGATTTTGAAGCTTCTGCTTTAGCAGGAAAGCTGCAAAATCTGCGAGATGGCGACATAATCATCTATCCAAGGCTCAAACGCAAGATCAACTCCTCCATCTTAGCTCTGCAACAGCTCCTGCGCTCCTCCGACGACTCAGACGTCACCAGCTCTCGGGCCTTGCCCTTCATTTACAGTGCCCAGGACACCGTCGACACGTACCTCCTGAGCAGAGCACAACAGCGACGAAAAGACTTCATCGAGACATACCCTTCGTGCCAGTACTTGGCTCCTCTATGGAGCCAAAAAGACTTGGGCAAAGGGTTGAAGAAATTCTTGAACGATCTCAAGGCCTTGCCTTCTCACTCTCCCGAGCAGGTCAATCCCGAAAGCAGAGTTCTTGGCAAGACCCGAGAAAAGGATCGCTGTTTAGTGAACGCAAGGCGGTTTGGTCGCTGGGATTCGATTGCTCATCTTTTGTACGAGGAATCAAACATTGTTGGTCAGAAATCAGAGATGGACGAGATGGTCTCCGAGTTGATGGTGACTTCTGAGGGCGCACAAGGAGAAGAAGCTTTGAGAGTCGTATCTGTTGTCGGCTCAGGAGGCTCAGGTAAGACAACGATGGCGAGGCGTGTTTATAACAGAGTGGATGTGAAGAAGCACTTTGAGTGCTGTGCTTGGGTCCGTGTGTCCAGAGAATTTGTGTTCAAGAACGTTGTTATGAGCATAATGGAACAGGTTTGCATAAACAGGTTGAATGATGTGGACCACATGAATGAAGAAGTTCTTGGGGAGCAGCTTTTCAAGGAGCTGATTGATAAGAGGTACTTGATTGTCTTGGATGATGTTTGGGATGCCGAGGCTTGGCACCGGTTGACAATTTCGTTTCCGGACTCAAAAAACAGTAGTAGAGTGATTCTCACTTCTCGTGACGATAAAGTGGCGAAATTGGCCGATCCGTGGAACCTCCCATTGCATATGTGCAGCTTGACTAATGAGGAGAGATGGGAATTGCTGTGGAAGCAGATGAAGGAACATGAAGTTGGCCTAGCTCAGCACAAGGACGAGATCATGGCAAAGCTCTATCATGGTTCTCCTCTAGAAATTGTTCTTCTAGGGGGGATTCTTTCGAACACGGAACCGAGTGAATGGTCCAGGAAAATAGACAAATTCCCATCTTGCCAGGACAATTCGGCCTTGCAGGAGATCTTGGCCTTGAGCTACCAAGAACTACCTCCTGAGTTGAGGCCTTGCTTTCTTTATTTGGGTATCTTTCCAGAAGCATCTGAGGTACCGGTTCGTAGGTTATTGTGGTTATGGCTTTCTGAGGGTTTCCTAGACGTGTTGCCTGGCGAAGAACAAAAGGAGCGGGAACCTGAAGATCTGGCAGAGTCGTGCTTCGAAAGACTGGTTAGTAGAAACTTGATTGAGGTCACAAAGTGGAAATTAGATGGATGCCCAAAAATGTGCCGAATGCCAGGAGTGGCACgtgaatttttctttccaaaatcgGTGGATTCAGGTCTTTTTTATGTTCACGAGAAGTCGAGCTTTGGGCCAAGCAGCCCTCCTAAAGAACATAAAATCCGGCGCCTCATGGAGCATTTAGAAATCAAGGACTCCCTGGATTTGTGCATTGATCACAGTCTCCGCTCTTATGTATCTTTTGACTCCGCATCGAGGGGCAAAGCCAATACAAACATAGGTATGGTTCTCAAGAAGGTCATTCACAAAGTAGGCTTTGGATTGTTGAAGGTTCTTGACTTAGAAGGTGTGTACAAGCCCGTGCTTCCTGAGTCTATGCGTAGTCTGCTGCTTCTACGGTTCCTGGGCTTGAGGTCAACAGTACTGGATTCGATCCCGTCTGCCATTGGAGATCTACCATGCCTGGAAACTTTGGATTTGAAGCACACTAATGTCACCTCTATTCCAAGTTCCATTTGGAAGGCGAAGAAACTCCGGCATTTCTACATGAACGAGGTACACATTGATGCGTTTATCCATAAGCCATCAAAGGGGTCTCTGACCAACCTCCATACATTGAGTGGGCTCTTTGTAGGTGACAAAAAGGCGGGGATCAATGGACTTGATCGATTAGTGAACCTCCGGAAACTGGGACTCACATGCCACACAAACTCTTTAAAAGCAGTAGCTAAGTGGATTGAGCAGCTGCCTAATCTCCATTCTTTGAAGCTAAGATCGATAAATGAGTTTGGTAAACCGTCAAATCTCGAGGTGATATCCATGGCTCAACATAGCAATTTATGCAGTTTGTATTTGCTTGGTTCGGTGCCGCCTGCCAACAAGCTCTCCAGTTTGCTTCCACCATACCTCAGGAAACTCACATTGTCCATGTTAAAATTGGAGGAAGATCCGATGCCAGTGCTGGGGCAGTTGCAAGACCTGAGCATCCTTAGGCTTTTTGCTGATTCGTACATGGGACCTCGGATGACATGTGTCAGCGGCGGATTCCCTAAGTTACGCATATTAAAACTGTGGATGCTTGAGGAACTCAAGCACTGGACCGTGCAGGACGGGGCTATGCCTCTCCTTCAAGAACTAGAAATCAGGCGATGTAACCAATTGGAGAATTCAGATGGACTTCAACAATTGCCAAACCTGAACGAAGTTGTCTTAACCAATATGCCACAGAGTTTTGTAGAGAAAGTCAGGAGGAGCAGTGGGAATAATGTGTTTGTCAAAGTGAATAATTGGGAATTCTCTCGTTATCAG GGCAAATGA